Part of the Cryptosporangium arvum DSM 44712 genome, GATCGGTCTGCTGCGTTCGGAGGGGATCATCGGGCCCGACGCGTCGGACCAGGAGATCGCGCTCGGCCTGCACGCGGTGCTGGCCCGCACGCCGTGCCGGCTGGTGCTCGCCGCGCCCGGTGACGCCATCGGTGACGTCCGTCAGCCGAACCTGCCCGGCACCATGGACGAGTACCCGAACTGGCGGCTGCCGCTGGCCGTGCCGGACGCCGCCGGCGGGCACCGGCCGGTGTCCCTGGAGGAGTTCATGGCGTCCGACCGGGTCCGGCAGCTCGCGTCGGTGTTGAACGCCGTGCGGTGAGGGTGACCGGGATCCGGTCGTAACCGCGCAGCGTGCGGGTGGGGCGCTGGTGGAGCTCACCGGCGAGGGAGAGATCGGGGAAGCGCTCGAACAGACGACGCAGCCCGATCTCGCCCTCCAGGCGGGCCAGCGACGCACCGATGCAGTAGTGCGCTCCGCTGGAGAACGCCAGGTGCTCGCGGGCGTTCGGACGCCGCACGTCGAAGCGGTCGGGGTCCTCGAACACGTCCGGATCCCGGTTCGCGCCGCCGATCATCGCGGTGACGAACGAGCCTTCGCGCACGGTCACGCCGCAGATCTCGGTGTCACGCAGCGCGCGCCGGCTGGTGGCCTGCACGGGGGCCTCGTAGCGCAGCATCTCGTCGACCGCGTTCGACCAGAGGCCGGGGTCGGCGGCGAGCGCGTCGCGCTGCTCGGGGTGGCGCATCAGCAGCACCGCGCCGGTGCCGAGCAGGTTCACCGTCGTCTCGAACCCGGCGGCCAGCAGCAGGCCGGCGATCGCCAGCAGTTCCCGGTCGTCGAGCTTGCCGCTCTCGTCATCGAGGTGGACGAGCTTGCTGACGATGTCGTCGCCGGGGGTTCTGCGCAGCGAGTCGAAGTGCGCGTACATCCAGTCCGACATCTGCTCCAGCGCGGCCTCGGACTCCTCGAACTGCTGATAGGTCAGTCCGACGTCGAGCACGGGCGCGGCGAGCGTGCCCCACCGCAGGAACGTCTGTCGCATCTCCAGCGGAACCCCGAGGATCTCCGCGATCACGGTGACCGGAAGCAGGCTGGCGTACTCGGCGACCAGGTCGACCGGCTCGCGGTCCTCCAGGGCGTCCAGGAGCTCGGTGGTCCGTTCTTCGATGCGCCCGCGGAGGGCCTCCACGGCCTTGGCCGTGAAGACGCGGCTGACCAGCCGGCGGTAGCGGGTGTGGTCGGGCGGGTTGGTGACCAGCAGCGAGGGCGGATCGATCGGGCCGACGATCCGCTCGTCGGCCGCGACCCGCTGGAGCAGCTTGCGGGAGATCCACGGCATGGTCTCGGGGTCGAAGCCGACCGCGAACGCGTCGCTGCGCAGGATCGAGGTGACCGCCGGGTGGCTGACCGCCTGCATCATCAGGCGCCCCTTCACCAGCGGACCGCGGGCGCGGATCTCGTCGTAGGTCGGGTACGGGTTCGCGCGGGCGGCCGGGTCGGCCAGGATCCGGGCGTGCAGATCGCCGCGGCGGTAGGCGCGGCCGATGACGACTCTCGCGATGCCGTGCAGGCTGACCCAGCGTGCTCTGCTCTTCAGCGACATGTGTTCATTCTCGGCGGCGACCCCGTCGCGGCGGATGTGTTTGCGAGAGTGAGTGAATGACGATGCCCAGTGATGTCGGTGCCTACAACCGGCAGCTCATCGCCCAGTTCCGGGAGAGCAACGGCGCCGCGCTGGGCAACCGCCCGTTGCTGCTGCTCACGACGGTGGGGGCGCGCTCCGGGAACGAGCACACCGCGCCGATGATGTACGTGCCGGACGGCGACCGGCTGCTGGTGGTGGCGTCGAACGCCGGCGCGCCGCGGGATCCGGACTGGTATATCAATCTGGTTGCTAGTTCGGCGGTGCGGGTGGAGGTGGGCGCGGAGTCGTATGCGGCTTCGGCGCGGGTGTTGACGGGTGACGAGCGCGAGGCGACGTTCACGCGGATCGCGGCGCAGTACCCGTTCTTCCACAAGCACCAGGCGAAGACGTCGAGGGTGATCCCAGTGGTGGCGCTGGAGAGGGCGACGGAGCCGGGTTAGAGCTCGACGCAGCGAGGTCGGCGCACGGACACGCGGCGCTGGCCGGGGCTGCTCAGCGCGGGGAGCATGGCGGTCGACGGAGGGGCGTTGGGCCCGTCGCGGCCGGGATCTCGCGGCTGGGATCTCGCGGCTGGGCACGGAGGTGCTCGGCGCCGGCCGCTTGCCGCGACGGTATTTGGCGACTGCGACGCTCGACACTGAAGCGCCTAGCGCTGGAGCGCCTAGCGCAAGGCCGCTGGGCGCACCGACGCTGGACGCATGGGTACTCGGCGGAGAGCATTCGGCGCGATCAGGGCTGGGCACTTGCAGCTAGGCACTGGGGGCTCGGCACGGCGCGATTGCTGCTGGGGCGCTTGTCGGCTGGGCGCTCGGCGCGGGACCGCTGGGTGGCTGGGCGCTCGGCGCATAAACGCTGGGCGCATGGGACTCGGCGGAGGCTCACTCGGCGGGCTCAGGACTGGGGCGCTGAGGGCTGGGGGCGCTCAGGACTGGACGGACTGGGGGCCTC contains:
- a CDS encoding cytochrome P450 — its product is MSLKSRARWVSLHGIARVVIGRAYRRGDLHARILADPAARANPYPTYDEIRARGPLVKGRLMMQAVSHPAVTSILRSDAFAVGFDPETMPWISRKLLQRVAADERIVGPIDPPSLLVTNPPDHTRYRRLVSRVFTAKAVEALRGRIEERTTELLDALEDREPVDLVAEYASLLPVTVIAEILGVPLEMRQTFLRWGTLAAPVLDVGLTYQQFEESEAALEQMSDWMYAHFDSLRRTPGDDIVSKLVHLDDESGKLDDRELLAIAGLLLAAGFETTVNLLGTGAVLLMRHPEQRDALAADPGLWSNAVDEMLRYEAPVQATSRRALRDTEICGVTVREGSFVTAMIGGANRDPDVFEDPDRFDVRRPNAREHLAFSSGAHYCIGASLARLEGEIGLRRLFERFPDLSLAGELHQRPTRTLRGYDRIPVTLTARRSTPTRAAGPGRTP
- a CDS encoding nitroreductase/quinone reductase family protein — encoded protein: MTMPSDVGAYNRQLIAQFRESNGAALGNRPLLLLTTVGARSGNEHTAPMMYVPDGDRLLVVASNAGAPRDPDWYINLVASSAVRVEVGAESYAASARVLTGDEREATFTRIAAQYPFFHKHQAKTSRVIPVVALERATEPG